The following is a genomic window from Neodiprion lecontei isolate iyNeoLeco1 chromosome 4, iyNeoLeco1.1, whole genome shotgun sequence.
GATTCAGAAGGTTAACTTAGGAGACTGGGTGAGTTATCATTGGTACACAGTTTTTAGCCTTGAGCACCTCACAGCCGGTCAACTAGAATCGGCTCTTTGTGTAAGCGATGACATTGTCGACTACATGTATTCTTTCAGATACCAGTTGCGTGTTTACTGTTTTACGTTGCCACATCCATGATCGGGATGTTGACGATACCATGGACCATGACGGCGGAGCTGTTTCCAACGGACATCCGAGGTTTAGCTAATTCTATTATTTATTCGATAGGAAATGTTCTAATGTTTGCGGCAGTCCAATCTTACAGAGGTCTCACCGATTTGTTTGGAGGTAGGCATAGGGTCCACATACTTGTAAAATGAGATTTCAAGAGGTAGACTGAAACTGTAAATGTGATATTATTTTCCCAGCAATTAACAACTCTCCTTCTTTCAGGATCACATGGTGTCCAATGGTTCTTTTCTGCAGTCTCACTGGGCACAGCAGTCTTTGTTTATATTATGCTCCCAGAGACTCATGGCAAAAAATTATCAGACATTGAAGAATACTTTGAAAATAACTTTGTGGCAATCGGTTCACAATCGAAAGTAAAGAAGCGAAATGTTCACAAGATCACCAAGCAAGATGCAAATGCAGCCGTGTCTGAACCTCTCAATCCAAAGTCAAAAGAGATGGTATaatgtgtattataaattCGACTGTAGGATATGGTCGAGTAGAGTAtgtttagaaaatttatacaagtgactcgtataacaataatatcagCGATGACACCATGAACTTCATTGGACAACTATTCAGCTGAGAATGTTTGAAATCACGTTTACGAATCTTACGTATTAATTTAAATTGTTACTTTGTAGATTTTGGTTTTATACTCGAACTAAGATACTTCGTGTAATCTGGCTGATTAACTGTATTGTACGATAGGTCTTACCTCAGATACATATAATTGTATGATAGAATGTTTGTACTTAGCGGCGAGAGAATGACAAAGAGTTGTTGACCGTATATCCATTTTGATAttagtgaaaaacaatttaaatcaAGATTTCTTCGAATCAACATTTCTACATATTCGCATACCGTTGCAATAACAAAGCTAGGAGTTAGACAAGATTTTGTAAACACATTCCAGACAAATTCAAACAAATGCAATTAGCGTTGTAAGATGCTaaccatacatatatatgtataaatatttatagcGTATAGATAGAAGTAATTGACAAACTATTCATTGActagaaattcaaattcgtCTTTTCAGTGAACACTACACTTGTTATTCATCATTTACTTTtaacttataatttataacatcttcgaacatatttttgaacatGAACCCGTTGTGACCTCTTTGCTGTAGAAGTGTTACTCGATTTTCTAGTAGCTGCAGGTCAAAGATGTACTGAGTAAATATGGAGAATGGTGCCTTCACTACACGTATCTCAAATCTATTTATTATGTTGAAATGCGAAAGCAACACTAGTTGTTACATAGTTGAAAATTACGCGAATCCgttggtttaaaaaaattaattattgtaaattgaattaaaataaatgtgatatacatgtattaacGTCTGTGTAGTTTCACGTCAAAGACTATTTATGCTACTGCTTGGAATATTAAATTTGCCTTCGAGGTAGATGCATGAAATCCAATCCGATGGAAATGACTGCAAATCATTTCCGAGTAAGATTCTGATCGATTTATTACGTGATTGATCATCAAACTGATACTATACAAATGAGGTAAGTATGACAATATACATGCACCACGGCACCGTTAATGTAACATTAATAAGTTTAATTTACCGTTCGTTTACAGACACAGCGATACTTTCTAActtcattcatttattacGTCGTACTAATTCATCGATGTATACGatacgaaatttgaaatataatttatatgaaTAGTTTAACAAAGAGAGACAGATCCTAAAGGCACATCAAGACTGCAGTTTACTTTCTAAAGCGTTGTGTAATATCAGATCAGTTATATTGCAATATCTAATTTATGTGATCATTGATTAAGACAAAAAATTTGGGATATGGAATTATTAAGTATAATTGGCAAAGTGAATGCTATAGTTCGTAGCAAAGTGGGAACCACAGTTTAAACCGAGAACTTGGACTTTGCCTGTTACAATTAGTGTGACAATTTGTTAAGTATACTTATTATTCTGTAAATCTTTGCCTAAGATACTGTTGAAGAATAACAAAACGCcttagaaatttttaaactgttttaaaatttaatctctacttataatatgtaaaaacACTCAACAGTccattatatttaatataatatgcatatatataacTATAATCTTATCATTTAAAATTTCGTTAACATCAGTTATTAATTGATTACTAGTAGCTATCTGATAGTTGGTTCCAAACAGTATCTGAATTTAGCTAAGAAGCCGAATTTAGTCCATTACAGGAAGATCTTCCTTGTGAACTTTACAATTTTCACCCATTTAAATTTTCAGCTTTGTTGGAatagatataaaatataacgaCAGTGAGCGACAATGACAGAATTTCCAAAAccgataattgaaaataaagcaTAATGTGTATTACGTTTAAATAGTGCAGATTCAACTGTAATGAATCGAATCATCAGTCACAGCTTTGTAACAAATTGAGATATTCTATCGTACATTGTTATAAGTACTTTGGCATAAACCGTGTATCTAATATGATTAACCATCAAACAAGTAATATCTTCATTACATTTTTCTGGATCGCCTGGCATCTCATgtgttatatattatataatctCTATGACTACGAATGACTagtgtgcaaaaaaaaaaaataaagtcatTGACTTTAGAAATTCGAGCAATTAGCTGATAAAACAAAAGCAATATCAGATTCTCAACGATAAATTACAGAGCTAATTTATGTAGTTCTCAATCAGTGTTCTCTCACTTTGTTTTCCTGACATAAACAACTTATTTCTTAtacttataaattatacaaggTATGTCAGCTATGACGAACTTCCGTTTGTACGTATAGAAGTAGGATAGCtcggaagaaaaacaaaattcaatatacTAAATTTGTGTCCCAATATCAACCCAATGCACATACTCTGCACTGTACGGATGAATTTCCAACGAGgacaaaattcttttttttaaattcaggaCAATGTACAAGTAGAGTAAGATTTTCACAATTTACTACTTACAGTTTTATAGATTTAATGTAGCCAATAATTGATGACCTGTTGCGACAATCAACGATTTTACATGGTCCGCATGACCTGCTCGACGACAAGCATCTGTGTAGCGCTTGTATGCTGCTTCATCCTCCTTTGGTAGAACTCGGCAGAGTTCATCCAAAGGTAAAGTTTGTGCCAAATACGTCAGTGTGTCTGTAGAAATAACAAATGGATGATTGACATGAAGTGAGTATAGGATAAGTATCGAATACTAACTGAATTTTCTTGATTTACGTTTGCTATCAGATACTTTACCTTTCATTATTTGATCAAAGAAGCACTGTTGAGATTCCTGACCCTCGTCCAGCATTGAGATTTCATTTTGCAGCAATTGAATCAAACATTTCCACTCAGTTTCCTTGGTATATTTATCCTGTGGATTGAATGTGATAAGATTGAGATTGAGGAAAAAAGTTAAACACATCTGAGTATTAGagtgttattttcattttctttcgcATCAAGAACAGATAAATTTAAATAGAGTTTGAGAAGTGATATCTTTTTTTCATGGTTTTCATAATTTAAGCAAACCTTTGCATACTGTAGTACAGCCTGTGGGTATTCTATCATAAGCATCCGTGTAACTATCTCATTGTCGGTTATGCATAGCGATTTTAATGCAAGATGGCCCTCGATTTCTTGGGTCTCCAAAAATTGCTTTACTTCTCGTATGCATTCGGCAGGTAGGTATCCACTGGCCAGTAAGGCTTGCAGTTTTGGTACTTCGCTACGAATTGATTTGAATACATCACACGTattgtttatttcttcatGACGCTGTACTCTTTTACACTCTGTCGAGTAGGGGGGTAATTTATTAAGATACAAAGGCCGTTTATTGGCAAACAGGTAcgctttttcttcattttgattACAATCTGTAATGTTTTCTACTGTTTTGTATACTTTTGACTGTGTCAAGTTGCCCAGATATGATCTCACCAGGATTCGGAAGGCTTCCGCAATTGCAAAATCGTTTGCTGTCTCGGTTATCGAACAGCAAGACCGCTCCAACGATTTATCACCGTAGAAACATTGAAAGTATGTTTCTATAAAGAGCTGCAATGCTGCTGCCGCATCATGACCATCCCTCCCAACTCTAGATGGTAAATACTCTAAAAACACTTGCACAACTTGATGCAACGTTAGAATACCATCATCGATAAGCTGGGTCAGAACCTCGGCGAATATTCGTGTTTTCAGTTGCATCAAAATACCGGAGAACTCCGAGAAGGTTGGCACAGCTCGGCTCCGTTTTTTCAAAGCAGTTGAATCGAACAGAAGGTGCCAATGCTCGAGGACCATCTTCTCAACGAAAACTTCTGATATTGGTGCCAATACTTCCTTGGCCACTTCTTGTTTCTCTGACTGCAGGTACAGCAGCACGGTTGCCAATCTTGCGCAGTCGCTAGATACCTGTTTCGATAAAACATTAATCAATTTGTCAGTCGCGTATTCTCTCAATATCGAACTTCTCAGTATCAAAATTGACAATTCTTCGACACTTTCTGAACTTAATAAGTCTACTACATTGTGAGTTTGGAAAAGGGCAtccgcttcgggtccgcttcTCATGTTTGCTAAGCTTTCACTCAGATATCTGACCAAACCTGGAGCATTGGCTGTTGATTTCCTTGAAATAATCTCTGCAGTTCTTATCTGGGACATTCTGTAATAAGGAATACTCAATTCCCATTCTGTTTGTAAATCAGAATTGACATAGAAATCCCCCAACAAGGCGCACGACTGGCTGTATAAGCTCTCTATCCTAGAATCCGGGACATCTTGACTAATATTTGACGTATCCGTAATGGATGTACCAGTAAATCGCTTAACTTCTTTAGACAATCTCAGTATTGTGTGTGCTTCGCCAAGCAGGTGCCTGTACGTAATTGGGCTGGAGTTTTTGTGATGTTTAGCAGTGTTCAAAAAATCCAAGTACAAATTTTCAGAGCTTGGTAAATTCAAAGAGTACAAAGTCCAGGAGTTTTCTGCTCTGGCTAGAAGAACGAGACAACTACTGGTATACAATAAGTTTTGCATTCCCAAAAATGGGTGCAGGCCAATCAGGCAGACAGGCTCCGATACACTGGGGCATGAGATTTTGTAGTTATCGATGTAGTTTAAACTTCTAGCTATGTGGTGGGACAACCGTAAAGTATAGGACTCGAGTCCAGCTTCGGTGAGCGCGTGAAGGACAGTGTTTTCCAAAGCAATATGACGAACGGGTGCAGTGAATGGATAGGTTGTCAAGCAAGTCGGGTTGGAATCCTCACAGTTTGTTGCCGCAAAGTGGTAGACATATCCCTCTTGAGTGGTACAGATAATACATGTAATACCATGAAGATATTTAAACTTATCGGACCTGAGTATAGACTTCTTTAAGCAGAGACTGTTGCACTCCCTTTTCAGGTACAGAGGTTTTAATTCAAGACAAGTAAATATCTCTGACTCCCCATCATAGTTCGAGTTCTTGGGTtggttcgatatttttatacggagtaaatttttcactgcATAATTTTCTGACCAACCGTCGTCCGGTGATGTTGTTTTTATCACAACGTCCATGTTGCTTGGATTCAATATAAACGGATTCAAGGTGTGTCCAGGACTTGCTCTCTCCAAGCTTATAGACGGTAGATTAACGGTAAATGGAAGTGAATTCGTTTCCACGATGCCCCGTGATGCTAGCCTTTGTAATTCATTGTGTTCGTTGCATACCAATCTTTCCCAATCTATGTACGggttggaaataattttggaTCGTACCTTGTTAGGACCCAGTCTAGAGCGGagtaatttattgttattcaagTTCTGGTCTACATTCACTTTTGTGCTATCCCGAGGGGATGATTTTATTCTAGAATCGCTAGTTACCAGAGAATTCAAATCAAGGCTAACAGCACCGGATTGTTCATGCCCTTTATAAGtagttttgaaatttaaattctcAATTGAACGAGGAGATGAATCCTGTTGTCCGGAACTTGATGTCTTGTCAGTTTTATccagtgaagaaaaatttgtagatATCGAAGTTTTGTCAACTGAAGACGAATTCGTTGAGGCAATAGAACTGAGCTGATCAATGTCATCGTACATCGGATTCGTTAGGCGAAAGGCGAGGAAGTGCGTTGAATTCAATATGCAAATGAAATCTTCTGTGATTTCCATTCGAGTAGGAGAAAAACTGAAGCCCAAAGACCAAGGCCTTGCCTCAAAGtctataaattttaatttcgaagtTTGCTGAGTCTCTACCTTAAACTCGTGAAGAATAGCGCTACAGCCAATTGCAACAAGTAGGTTTCCTGTCATCTGACAGCATGCTATAACCGTTGGCTGACCGTTGAGAGGCAATTCTATCATCTCCAGACTATTCATAGGACGGTTTAAGCTCGGTGTTACTCTGCCTGCTATTCTTGCTCGCATGGCATGTCCTTGACTTTCTACTAGTGCCCAATTAACGTAAACTCTTACAAAGTAGCTAGTCGTAAGACCATCTCTTGATATTTTTGATTCCAGAGTTGCGACGTAATCGCCTGTTGTACAGTGGAGGATTTGACATACCAAATCGACGGTTGGAAATACTGTGAGAAGTTTCAGGTCAGACGTTTTGAGATCATGAACCTCGACACAATGGGTTGGTAATGCCAACAACAATAATTCTCCGTGAAGATTACATGCTACACACGATGCAGTGGGCTCTTCTATTGTGGCCACGTTCTGGCTCAAAAAATTATGCACTGGAATCACACGTACCATTTTTAATTCTGATGTGTTAATTATTCTTGGGAAATGGCTTCAGTTGAATTTGAATTACACTAAGCGTAACTTTTTGTCACAGATAAGACTGAGTAGATGGATTAAAAATTCGCTTTTGGGTGTGACTGAACTCCTTTTTTCGTTGTGGTGCGTCAGGTGTGTTATTAATTACTCGTGAGCACGGCTTGCATGACGTACAGAACTGGGAAGGGCTTAAACATCAGTTAAATTGCGATCCGCGTAGTCTGTGTTCGTagtatttttttgtaacttcACAAGGTTATATTACCAGTTATTCTCTACAAAGGGGAGATTGCAGATCATCACGTTGAACTGAACACATGCCGTGAGAAATGCAGTTTTAAACATACAAATACGGAGAtccgaattgaaataattttccatgCTGTTTTCATCGAGCTGTCAAGTGACGGATGGTTCCAAATCGTGACTGAGAACGTGCTGAGAACTGAGGCAAATGGGAAGCCGCAGAATTGAGAATCATCTGATGATAAAGAAAAACTACAGCATACGACATTATCGTCAGAGCCGCAATGAGCCGCATTCTATTGGCGCAAATAAATTTGAGCATCCCGCACGTGCTCGTAGTTATACGGTAcgaattaatataaataaatggcAAATATAAATCGTAACAACTTTTAAGCGTGTAAATAATAACTTTCGTTACGTGCATTTTCGACTTTTGAAGTAAACCAGCGGAACTAAACGTGAGACACAACGCGTTTATAGAAAGAATTGAACGAATGCGAGGACAATACAGCGGTATTTCTGGCGGTAATTGAAATATACATCACTTGAAGTTTCTGGTGAAGCGCAGCCGTTGTGACTTATATTGACTCTTCTGATAATGCCTCAAATAAAGGATTCCGATAGAACAATTGGCGGTCATAGCTTGTGGTTATAATAGAGACAATATTCTTATCACTTATTTCAtgtccattttttttaatattgaacTTTGCAATATACtttagttctttttttttttgctactgCTGACAGTATACTAATATATATCATCAAAACTCACAAGTGATTAATACGTTGCAAGAAAATCACTCCTGCAAGCTTATAAATTATAGATAGATTGTACGTTTTTGGGGTTGCTCTCCACACTTTCAATGATTATAGTTTCGATAGCTCGCGAAATGGCATATCGAGTAATTAATGGTAAGATTGACTTTGCAAATATAATTTACAGGTATGTGCCATGTAGAAGATTATTCGAGTACGGATAACAGGTTTCGATTTGTATACGAACCTTTTTTTAAACTGCACATACAATTTGAATATCCTAACATGTTTCCTTCAATGATCCACAAATTGTAAAGTTTAGGAGCGGACAGATAGGCAAAGACGCGTGGCCTGCGATCTTTTAGGTTCCAGGGATAGCGTGGGTCATTCAGCTTTTATCACTAACTGTCTCGGCATGGAGAAGGCCGAAGGTAGATGCAACGATAGTATTTGGTAGTTCAGAAATGCGACGTATGCTAAATTGTGGAACACAAGTTTTAGCGATTGAGCGTTAATTTCATAGAGTGAAACTGAGCAAAACGGAGCCGAATATCCCACTAGATAcgtaatttatattcaatcattGACGTAATATCTTTGATAATctttattcgaataaaattttacaccaAGAACTGCTTGAATATTTAGATAATGGAACattatcttttttattcttatcgatacttttgcaaaaaatgcaGAATTGACCATTGACTTATCATTGTACATTTTGAATGAATCACAAAGCAtcattatgaaatttatttgatgATTCATTTGCTGGTTAGTGATTCATAAGTGATAGGAATCTGTGTCTCCAATAGTTTGAAAGAtgacgttaataattattaaatagGCAGTTGCCATCTTAGATGCTGATATTTATACAAACCTTTTTTACCATGGTCACATTTCGCAGGGTAAAAGCTGTGTGAATCACAATGTGTAAATTTATTACTGACTGCCACAGGATGATTGGATATGAATGATTCAGGATGATATCAGGATTAATGTAGGGATCTCCGAGTACCAGTGTGGAGCAATCCTGTGAAATTTGTGTACCATATTAGATGCTAGGAAGTAAAAAATGCACGTTATAATTACGTGTGTCTAATTGGCTACGACGGAGTTGAGATATCACACGCGATGGCTTTTCTATAAATTAATAGCTGTTTACTCCAATGTGTCATTAAATTGTTATTCTGACGTGACAActgatatttatttactctCAGGTTTTACTTACGATAATTAATTACAGGATTTacagttaaaaaaatacccactaatcaaaaaaatatacaaaactTCTAAACTCGAATTAGACCTTCGCGTTACCATCGAATATTTTGATTCAATTGTGCGATACTAATGGATATTAAAGCAATCGACGATAGAAAAAACCAATTCCAGTAGACAGTATCTCTAGGAATAGAGAAAAATCACATCCGTTCCTTCACCATCTATTCACTTATCACATAATGATGTGTTTCGTATTCAAGTATCACTGTACTTCAACAAAGAATTTAATTTTGCATCGGATATTTGGAACAAATTTCGCATGATTCTAATTTCCATTTTAACATCTCACAATATGAACACATCAATACAAATTATGATGATACGTCAAATGCCATAATGCGAGTCAATGGTCAGATGTACTTCGTAAATTTGCATTTTGTTCAAAGTATAAGTCCGAACTGTAAGGAATGCCTTTATCCGAGATAAATTAAAGTGTAATGGGAAATGGTAAATAGATAAATGAAGGCtttgaaaaactgaaagaGATTAATATGAAAAACGTAACGAAAAAGTGCTGGATTGCGAGATTTTACAGTGGTTTTAGAATTATTTCTAGACacatttcaatgaaattattcctTCGAATATACTTGTCAATATCGATAGATATATTTCAATACAAGCACTTGATCGTCTTCAATGTTCAAATATAAAACCTTCAAGCGGATAAGTTTTCAAGTATACATATTACTAGCTACTGACCCTATAAAGTATATTCCTTCATAGTATTCCGACGTATTTGGTATCCAATACACTTTTCCATATTGTACTATTAGCGCTCATGATCTCTCATAACAGTAGTagcacataaaaaaaaaaaccgtgtGTAAGGATCAGCAAACGACGATTGTCGTCTGTTCGCTGCTgttggatgaaaataatttaatacttTCAGCAGTCCAATGCAGTAACGCTCCTTGGCAAACAACACTCCACACgtacggaatgaaaaattcttctgGTTGTTCCTCTTCCACGTACTTAAACTTCAATTCcggaaatttctaaaaaaaagcATGGCCGAAGAATAATCATACCATATTATACATTGGAGCAATGATGTAAATATTAGATGGTCTCTCAAATTTACCCTCATTCGGTCTTTCGGCCATTGAGTAGCCCCTTGTTCTATGGTTGCTAACACCTGACTAACGCCAATATGCGACTGATCTCTTTGTTCTAATTTGTAAGAGAAAAAGTTGATCACCTATAAGAGAACGGAAAGACGAAATCGATTGTTTAgtcaacaatttgaaaatgagGAGAGATTTATAAACTTTATATAACAATCATATTCATAAAAACTTACAGAGTCTATATTTTGAACGATATCTTGAAAGGCTGAATGCATTCGGAAAGGTTGAAATACATCCTTTTTGTAAAGAAGAGTATAGACGACATTAGGATTGTGAGAAAGCTGGTACGTTAAACAACTGTTTATAATTTCTAACACCATTCTCAGTACTTCTTCAAGAACTGTCAAGTCTTGAATCTGAAAAATCATTACAGTACAACTGGTTGTATTTTCCAGATTTAATATATGGCATAGAAGTGAGTTATCATATTTCTCATTGATGTGTCACTTGCCATGTCCGAACTGACTACA
Proteins encoded in this region:
- the LOC107220036 gene encoding Hermansky-Pudlak syndrome 3 protein, yielding MVRVIPVHNFLSQNVATIEEPTASCVACNLHGELLLLALPTHCVEVHDLKTSDLKLLTVFPTVDLVCQILHCTTGDYVATLESKISRDGLTTSYFVRVYVNWALVESQGHAMRARIAGRVTPSLNRPMNSLEMIELPLNGQPTVIACCQMTGNLLVAIGCSAILHEFKVETQQTSKLKFIDFEARPWSLGFSFSPTRMEITEDFICILNSTHFLAFRLTNPMYDDIDQLSSIASTNSSSVDKTSISTNFSSLDKTDKTSSSGQQDSSPRSIENLNFKTTYKGHEQSGAVSLDLNSLVTSDSRIKSSPRDSTKVNVDQNLNNNKLLRSRLGPNKVRSKIISNPYIDWERLVCNEHNELQRLASRGIVETNSLPFTVNLPSISLERASPGHTLNPFILNPSNMDVVIKTTSPDDGWSENYAVKNLLRIKISNQPKNSNYDGESEIFTCLELKPLYLKRECNSLCLKKSILRSDKFKYLHGITCIICTTQEGYVYHFAATNCEDSNPTCLTTYPFTAPVRHIALENTVLHALTEAGLESYTLRLSHHIARSLNYIDNYKISCPSVSEPVCLIGLHPFLGMQNLLYTSSCLVLLARAENSWTLYSLNLPSSENLYLDFLNTAKHHKNSSPITYRHLLGEAHTILRLSKEVKRFTGTSITDTSNISQDVPDSRIESLYSQSCALLGDFYVNSDLQTEWELSIPYYRMSQIRTAEIISRKSTANAPGLVRYLSESLANMRSGPEADALFQTHNVVDLLSSESVEELSILILRSSILREYATDKLINVLSKQVSSDCARLATVLLYLQSEKQEVAKEVLAPISEVFVEKMVLEHWHLLFDSTALKKRSRAVPTFSEFSGILMQLKTRIFAEVLTQLIDDGILTLHQVVQVFLEYLPSRVGRDGHDAAAALQLFIETYFQCFYGDKSLERSCCSITETANDFAIAEAFRILVRSYLGNLTQSKVYKTVENITDCNQNEEKAYLFANKRPLYLNKLPPYSTECKRVQRHEEINNTCDVFKSIRSEVPKLQALLASGYLPAECIREVKQFLETQEIEGHLALKSLCITDNEIVTRMLMIEYPQAVLQYAKDKYTKETEWKCLIQLLQNEISMLDEGQESQQCFFDQIMKDTLTYLAQTLPLDELCRVLPKEDEAAYKRYTDACRRAGHADHVKSLIVATGHQLLATLNL